The Euphorbia lathyris chromosome 8, ddEupLath1.1, whole genome shotgun sequence genome has a window encoding:
- the LOC136202804 gene encoding phosphoinositide phosphatase SAC3 — MASAENGGPSTSPVTIHDELPRSEQVYMQKFKLYETRSNFYMIGRDKSRTYWRVLKIDRLDPSELNISEDSTTYTESECSDLLRRIHEGNKVTGGLKFVTTCYGIVGFIKFLGPYYMLLITKRRQIGAICGHNVYAVSKSEMIPLPNSTVQSEFTNSKNENRYKKLLCMVDLTKDFFFSYSYHVMRSLQRNLCNKETGQVLYETMFVWNEFLTREIRNHLQNTLWTVALVYGFFKQATLSVSGRDFKLTLIARRSRHYAGTRYLKRGVNEKGRVANDVETEQIVFEEVPERTPIQISSVVQNRGSIPLFWSQETSRLNIKPDIILSKRDQNYEATRLHFENLVKRYGNPIIILNLIKTQEKRPRESILRAEFANALDYINKGLPEENRLRFLHWDLHKHTRRKATNVLLLLGKVAAYALTLTGFFYCQVTPALTPEGCVSWHSFENAENGHLSLQNTCNNYAEAANKIELKFSGGNGVANGNYSTKHPTFQKGVLRTNCIDCLDRTNVAQYAYGLAALGHQLHALGVMEVPKIDLDAPLADELMRFYERMGDTLAHQYGGSAAHNKIFSERRGQWRAATQSQEFFRTLQRYYSNAYMDAEKQDAINVFLGHFQPQTGEPELWELSSDQHHSVGRNGQTCVEDDARSFFKRSLSDGNILRESSPMSTTKAKQKKLSSSAIPDQWESECNVLSDSSPEISTCESDMAYSRYTPSMPRRQLFGAAERDHYLGIDHIYFSEDTFNCSNFLDLDWLSSSGNSCEEEQFERSSSVLANSPLAGRSSENVTNGIMNEAATSSSEYCSSMKGRQQTGMELSYDDSQNSGVLEEFPDSFIDWVNYGETLCH; from the exons ATGGCATCGGCAGAGAATGGGGGTCCCTCTACCTCTCCGGTTACAATTCATGATGAGCTGCCCCGTTCTGAGCAGGTTTATATGCAGAAATTCAAGCTCTATGAGACTCGATCG AATTTTTACATGATAGGGAGAGATAAGAGCAGGACATACTGGAGAGTGCTCAAGATTGATCGACTGGACCCTTCTGAGCTAAATATAAGTGAAGATTCTACCACCTATACAGAAAGTGAATGTTCTGATCTGTTGAGGCGAATACATGAGGGAAACAAGGTCACTGGTGGACTGAAGTTTGTCACAACTTGCTATGGAATTGTTG GCTTCATCAAATTTCTGGGGCCATATTACATGCTGCTTATAACAAAAAGAAGACAAATTGGTGCAATCTGTGGTCATAATGTTTATGCAGTCTCCAAAAGCGAGATGATTCCACTTCCAAATTCTACTGTGCAGTCAGAATTTACTAATTCTAAGAATGAGAACAG atacaagaagCTCTTATGCATGGTGGACCTCACAAAGGACTTCTTTTTTAGCTACTCATACCATGTTATGCGAAGTCTTCAAAGGAACCTGTGTAACAAAGAAACAGGCCAAGTCCTCTACGAAACAATGTTTGTATGGAATGAATTCTTGACCCGTGAAATACGAAATCACCTTCAAAATACTTTGTGGACAGTTGCTTTAGTATATGGATTCTTTAAACAG GCCACTCTTTCTGTATCTGGAAGAGATTTCAAACTCACCCTCATTGCAAGACGTTCACGCCATTATGCTGGTACCAG GTATTTAAAACGTGGTGTAAATGAGAAGGGAAGAGTAGCTAATGATGTTGAGACggagcagattgtatttgaggaAGTTCCTGAAAGGACTCCAATCCAAATTAGTTCTGTTGTCCAAAACCGTGGTTCTATCCCGCTATTTTGGTCACAGGAAACCTCACGCTTGAACATCAAACCGGATATTATAT TGTCGAAGAGGGACCAAAATTATGAAGCGACTAGACTGCATTTTGAAAATCTTGTCAAGAGATATGGAAATCCTATCATTATTCTGAACCTGATTAAG ACACAAGAGAAGAGGCCTCGAGAATCGATTTTACGAGCAGAGTTTGCTAATGCTCTTGATTATATTAATAAAGGTTTGCCTGAGGAGAACAGATTAAGGTTCCTTCACTGGGATCTTCACAAGCATACTCGAAG gaAAGCAACAAATGTTCTGTTACTTCTGGGCAAAGTTGCTGCATATGCTTTGACTTTGACGGGTTTCTTTTACTGTCAAGTAACACCGGCATTGACACCTGAAGGGTGTGTCAGCTGGCATTCCTTTGA GAATGCAGAGAATGGCCACCTATCTCTCCAGAACACGTGCAACAATTATGCTGAAGCAGCCAATAAAATCGAGCTGAAATTTAGTGGAGGTAATGGTGTTGCTAACGGAAACTACTCTACTAAGCATCCAACATTCCAAAAGGGCGTGCTCAGGACCAATTGCATAGACTGTCTTGACCGCACAAATGTCGCACAGTATGCATATGGTCTGGCTGCCCTTGGACACCAACTTCATGCTTTGGGAGTTATGGAAGTGCCAAAGATAGATCTTGATGCACCCTTGGCTGATGAGTTGATGAGATTTTATGAAAGAATGGGTGACACGCTAGCACATCAGTATGGTGGGTCAGCTGCACATAATAAG ATATTTTCTGAGAGAAGGGGCCAGTGGAGAGCCGCAACCCAGTCCCAGGAGTTCTTCAGAACTCTTCAACGATACTACAGCAACGCCTACATGGATGCAGAGAAACAAGATGCAATTAATGT ATTCTTGGGGCACTTCCAGCCACAGACGGGTGAACCTGAACTTTGGGAATTGAGTTCAGATCAGCATCACAGTGTTGGCAGGAATGGGCAAACATGTGTGGAGGATGATGCAAG GTCATTTTTCAAAAGGTCCTTGTCAGATGGAAACATTCTTCGGGAAAGCTCGCCAATGTCAACCACAAAGGCAAAGCAGAAGAAATTATCAAGTTCAGCCATTCCAGATCAATGGGAATCAGAATGCAATGTTCTTTCTGACTCATCCCCTGAGATATCAACTTGTGAAAGTGACATGGCATATTCAAG ATACACTCCCTCGATGCCTCGAAGACAGCTTTTTGGGGCTGCGGAAAGAGATCACTACCTTGGAATTGATCATATTTACTTCTCTGAAGACACATTCAATTGCTCAAATTTTCTTGACCTAGACTGGCTGTCTTCTTCTGGAAATTCATGCGAAGAAGAGCAATTTGAGAG